CGGCTTCTCCGATCTCATCCTCGAACTCTGGGGACCCGAGGCCGGCGCCCACGCCCGCAGCGCGGTCGGCATGGCCGAACTGCCGTTCGGGATGCCGGTGGAAATCGAGGGCGAGGTCCAGATCGCGGATTAGCCGTAAATCGGCTTGATTGTCGGGCCTATCGTCATAGGGTTGCAGTACCATTCCCCGCGACGCGCTCACATCGAGGAATCCGCATGCAGCCCGTTTCCCTCCTCCTGAACATCTTCTGGATTCTGCTCGGCGGCGCATGGATGGCTGCGGGCTGGATGATCGCCGCCGTCGTCATGGCCATCACCATCATCGGCCTGCCCTGGGCAAGGGCCGCGTTCAATATCGCCGTCTATACCCTGCTGCCGTTCGGCTCCAAGGCGGTCCGTCGCGATGAAGTCACCGGCCAGTCCGACATCGGCACCGGACCGCTCGGCGTGATCGGCAACCTGATCTGGCTGTTGCTGGCAGGCTGGTGGCTGGCGCTCGGACATATCGTCACCGCGGTCATCCTCGCGGTAACCATCATCGGCATCCCCTTCGCCTGGGCGCATGTCAAACTCGCCGGCATCGCGCTGTGGCCGATCGGCAAGGTGATCGTGCCGGCATAGCCCGTCGGTCCGGGGAGCGCGCCTCAGCGCCAGGCTTCGTGCGATTCAGCCGGCTGGTCGCGGACCCAGTTCGGCCTCAGCAGAACCTTCAGGCCAGCCTCGAACGGGAGAACGCTCACCTGGCGCGCGTCCTCGGTGATCCTGATCGCCCAGGTCCTGGGAACCGCCGGATGCTCCTGGACCAGCCTTTGAACGACGCCGGCGGCAAACAGCAGGGCATCGATATCGTCGGCCAAAACCGCCCCATCGTGGCCATGGCCATCAATGGGGTTGATCGGATCGCAGACCTGGAATCTGTAAAACGGCATGGAATATGAATGCCCAACCCTTGTTGTTCCCGCTTTGACATCGATCAACCCTGCGGTCCGCCCTGCGGCAACATTTGTTAAGGGGAACCCGGCAAGGCCTTCGCAGCCTGACTGGCCTTGAAGCCCTGGCTCCCCTATGCCGCAAGCCGGCCGCGGTTGTTCGCGGCGAGGATCGGGCGGATCAGCCGCCCGAAGCGCTCGGCCTCTTCGTCGTGCAGATAGCCGGACAGGCAGAACGAATGACAGCCGGCGTCGATGAATTGCTGCAGCGTCGCGGCGCATTGGGCGGGATTGCCGACCACCGCGATGCCGGCGCCGGGCCGCACCTTGGTGATGCCGGTCCATAGATGCGGCATCAGGAGGTCGCCATGCTCGCGGGCGAGTTCCTGCACGCGCCGGTTGGCTTCCGACTTGTTGTAGAGCGTTTTCATCTCCTGCTTCTGCCGCTCGGTCGCGTCACGCACCAGCACATCGGCGGCCTCCCACGCATCGGCTTCATCTTCGCGGCAGAT
The sequence above is drawn from the Bradyrhizobium sediminis genome and encodes:
- a CDS encoding YccF domain-containing protein, coding for MQPVSLLLNIFWILLGGAWMAAGWMIAAVVMAITIIGLPWARAAFNIAVYTLLPFGSKAVRRDEVTGQSDIGTGPLGVIGNLIWLLLAGWWLALGHIVTAVILAVTIIGIPFAWAHVKLAGIALWPIGKVIVPA